The Pithys albifrons albifrons isolate INPA30051 chromosome 1, PitAlb_v1, whole genome shotgun sequence genome contains the following window.
CTCAGGGAAGACTcagggggctcaggggctgCACCTCTCCCATAAGGtatgcaggcagggctggggttggggggtgcaggggggcTCAGGGAAGGCACAGGGGTTGGGGGGTGCATGGGGGCTCAGGGGTTGGGGGGTGCACAGGGGGCTCAGGAGTGGGGGGCGTGTAGGGGGActcagggaaggcacaagggtTGGGGAGGTGTATGGGGGCTCAGGGGTTGGGGGGCTCAGGGAAGGTACAAGGGTTGGGGGTGCATGGGGGCTCAGGGGTTGGGGGGTGCACAGGGGGCTCAGGAGTGGGGGGCGTGTAGGGGGActcagggaaggcacaagggtTGGGGAGGTGTATGGGGGCTCAGGGgttggggggctgcagggggctcaggggcCGCACCTCTCGCAGAAGGTGTGCAGGCAAGGCAGCACCTTGGGGTTGCGGTAGCGGTCGAGGCAGATGCTGCAGACCAGGAACTGCTGGTCGATCTGCCGCACCACCGGGCTGGAGGGCTCGCGGCGGGCCATGGTGGCTCCTCAGCCTGGGGGACACGGCGCGGTCAGGGGGGCAGCGCCCCACGGAGCTTCACAGGTCCCACAGCCCCGACCCACAgcccccacccaccccacaggTTCGTGGTGGGCCATGGCAGACCCTCAGCCTGGGGACGGGGGGATGTAAATGGGTGAGGGGCGCTCCGCAACCCCCCGCACTGAACCcacagtgccccccagccccctgcccaccccacgcACTCCCGGGAGCGCCAAGGGGGTCCCTcaccctgcagcaggagggtcAGCAGGGTGGGGGCACCCCGGGGTACTCGcaccctgccccacagcccccaccccACGGCCCCCACATTCCCAATGCCACAGGCACGTTGCAGGGAACACGGGGgggctccccctgcccccaagGTGCCCATGACCCCCGGGCGCCCAGAGCCAGCCCCACACGCCCCGTGCCCCACAGCGCggccctgccccacagcactcaCCTCCCACGGGCCCACCCGCACGGCGGGACACCCCCTGCCCGCCCCACACACCCCCCGCCCGCCCCACGGCACCCACACGCCCCACGGCGCCAccgccctccctccctccctgccgtGCCCCACAGCACACACCCCACGGCGCGCCCATCGCCCCcggcccccgcagcccccgcggcAGGACCCCCTCGCCCCCCGCCCTcacccggccccgctcccggcgcTGCGGCCGCTCCGCTCcaggcccggccccgccccggccgccATTGTGCGGCACCGCCccccccgcggccccggccccggcggcaCCGCACCGGAGGGGGTCCCGCACCCCGCGGGTCCCCGGGGCTCCCGCACCCCGCTCCTCCCGCTGACCCACCCCACGCCCCTCACACAGCCCCCGTGCTCCCCCCGCTgtccccccgcccgccccctgccccccgcgccccccggcCCACTCACcgcccccgcagccccctccTCGCTCCAGCCCACGCCGCGGGACCCCACGGCGCATCCTCGGCCCCGGCCCGGGATGCGACAGGgaggcggccgggccgggcggcaCCACGCGGGGCCGGGAGGGGGGGATTAGACCTGTCACCCCCTGCCGCTTCCACGAGACCCCCCCGCCGACCCTCCGCTGGGAATCAGCAGCGCGTCCCAGAGCCGCGCGTTGTGCCCACGAGCAGGGGGTCGGTGGGCAGGGGGGGCGTGGGAAAGTGCGCAAAGAGacccccccaatccccccctCCAACAGGAGTGGTCTCGCCcgggctgtggctctgcagtggGGGGGGCTCCGCGCATCCCGGGGTACCCGGCTGTTGCCAGGGCAACAGCATCCCGCCCCCGAATTTGGGGTGGTTTGACCCCCGATTGGGGGGGATAGGATGGAGGGGGTGTGTGGAGACACTCTGGAGGGTGGGGGTTTGGAGAAGGGGGGGCACGGGGGAGATGCGGGTCACCAAGTGCAGGGGCATGGGTGGTATAATGGGGGGGAAGAAGGATGTCAAGGCGGAataaagggagggaaaagggggacaGGGGGTATAAAAAGAGGGGCGCAAGGCACACAAGAGGGGTAAAGAGAGGGGTAAAAAAGGAGCTATAAAAAGGTGGGGGATACAAAGAAGGTATAGGGAGGATGGAGCTTATAGAGGGGAGGGAAGGTACAAAGGGCATTGTAAAGCAGGGGGGTAAAGAGGGGGCTGGAATAATACCAGAGCCCAGTGACCCCCCCTCACAACTCCAGTTCGGGGGGCCCCCACACCCCTTCCCATCTACGAGCTGCCACAGCTCCCCTTCCATGTGGGATCCCCCATCCCCACTCTCCCATCTCAGCTGGGACCCCTCcgccctgcagggcagggtcccCACTCAGCTCAAGACATGGGGATCCCCTCACCGTGGCATCTGGCCCACGTGCCGCCCCTTTCCAGGGAATTCCTGCAGGTCCTGGCTGGGTCCTTTgtggagggtgggcaggggcagccaggAGCTCCCTATGGCTGGGggtcctgcagagctggagctctAGGGATGCAGAGGGGGTGTTCCCATCCACAGCCAGGTCACCACAGGGATGGGTCAtggtggctgcagggacaggagggtcCTCACCCAGCCcaaggtggcacagggacccctGGCCCGCTGGGGCCCCACCAGGGagaagcagctccaggacagacTCAGAACTCTGCCATGAACCAGTCCCCCCATAATCTGTCACCATCCATGTAGGGGTCCTCAGTGTGGCTTCCAGCCTCGCACCTTAGTCCAGACACCCTGCAGTGTCTGGAAGGTTCCAGAGCCAGACCAGACCTGGTTGTGCAGCCGTCAAGTCCCCCAGGAGTGAGGGGGCCATGGGGGTGCCAGAGGGGTGACCCACCCCCTTGGAATGTGGCATCCCCCCAGgctccccctgctcccagccagacACCTCCAATAGCAGCAGGAAGCGCTGCGGCTCCcagggggtgcagccagggtACCTGTGCCACAGGTGGGGGTTCAGTGGAGCTCCCCACCCtcacctccagcagctccttgccCTCACAGGGACCCCCAATGTCCCACAGGATCCAGTGGATGGGCCTGGGAGGACACAGCAAGTGCTGGGGACTCCCCACTTGGGTACAGGGTGACACAGACCCTTCCCAGAGGTGacaccccctgtccctgcaggcgACACACACCCACCCAACCCCTGCAGCCCCACGTACAtgtctggggagcagcaggcacaCCTCCTTCACCCCACTCATGTGCAGGACCCTGTAGGGTGGAGGGCAGAGACCCTCAAtatccccctgccccaggggcgGGTTCCACAACTCCCCCCTATGGAGGGGGTTTCAGGCTCCCAGGAGAGGTGGGGGTGTTCTTAAGGGACACTGGGGGCTGGGAATCTCCTGGAGAGCAGGTTTTCTAAAGGGAATGTCCCAAAGGTAGGTCAGTGACCTGGAGGTTGTCTGGAGGTCCCAGGGGAACAGCAGCCCGAGGGGTGATGGAGAGGAGCACCAGGCGACACCAAACCCAGTGCCCAGCCCGGGAAGGGGAACCAGCCCCACAGGACCCCCAAGTCCACAGTTGGACCAGTGGGATGGTAATGACAgcatcccccagcctgtccccattCAGCCCTGCTTGGTGCTGTGGGGTCTGGGTGAGGGGCAGCCCCTGGGGACAAAAGAGCAGAGACCCCTCAAGCCCCTCACTCGCACCCAAGAGCCACCTCTTCCATGCATCAGCCCCCCACCCTAGGACCTGGCCCTGTCACAGGGGTCCTGCCCCTTTAGAGGCTCATTCCCCTGTCTCCCCCCAGCCTTGTCAGCCTCAGGTCAGATCCCCTGTGATTCCCCATGCCCCCCAGCCCAGAGgtcccagctgcagccctgcacaCACTGATCCGTACCGTTTATTTGGGGTCTTACAGAAGTGGGGGGGTCAGACCATCAACGGAGGGGGGTTGGGGTCAGGGTCGGATCCCGACATTAAATTACAGGTTAAATTAATGAGCAAGAAAAACCAACAGTTTTGTCTCAGGAGAAAGTGCCCAAGTGCAGGGGCAGGCTGGGGGCCCCTCGTAGGGTGGGGGAACACTGGCTGAGCCCCGGCCCCCCATGTGCAGCACACGTGCCCTGGGACACACATGTCCCTGCATACAAACACACGTGGACACGTGTGTGCCCCTCCACCCCACGCCTCTGCTGGCGTTTGGTCCCTGCTTGGCACCCCCTGGCCCATCGAGGGTCCCAGGGCTTGGCCAGCACCCCCCCACACCaacagcagagtgcagggacCCTCCGCTCCCACTCAGTCCAGGACACCACAGTCccaggggagcagggggagctTTGAGGGATACAGCCCACCTTGGGTCAGGAGTGCAAGAGCAGCCACCCTGGAAACACACGGGGTCAGCCTGGAGTGAGCCAGTCATCCTGGAGTGGGGGGAACAGCAGGAGCCCCCTCAGGTGACAGGTGCAGTGGGggaccccccacagacccctggcacagggggtcCTGGCTGTTCTGGTGCTGGACCCCCAGCTCCATTGTGCCACAGGGCAGGGGTCTCCCTAGAGGAGCAGCAAAGGGACCTGGGGGAGTGCACCCCCATCCTGCCTGGGGGAGGCAGGGGGGAGCAGTAAAGGGTCACAGACCCTCCCTGACATGAGCAGGGGGACCCAGGGGGTGCAGTCCAGCAAGTGGGGCAACCCCAGCCCCTCAgtggtgctgtggggcagggggaacTCCAGCTGTCTGCTGTGTGGGGGTCTGTGCTGAGGAGCTGCCGGACCCTACCCTGAgagggggctgtgggatggggggGACCCCACCCCACTGGCAGCCCCCCACACCTGGCGGGCCCCTAATCCATGGCTaggcccaggctgtgcccccagcaAGCCCCCAGCCACAACTGAGGTCCATGTGTACCCCACAGAGGGGCTCCTCCATCCGGGGGAGCACAGGGGGCTCACTGCTCCTCCAGCCAGGAGGGCTTCTCAGAGCCAGGAGTCTTGAGCTTGATGTTGAACTGCTTGAGGGTCTGCTCGAGCTGCTGCTGGTTCCCGGCGAAGTACGCGGAGATGGCGTTGtggaacagcaggagctgcttaTGCATCACCTTGATCTGGGAGAGGGGGGGGTCACGGTCTGGGGGGGCCCAGTTGCACCCCAGCAGCACAAACAAGGGCTGGGAAAGGTCTTGGAGACCCCCAAGTCCCACTGCTCCTCCAGAACCTCCCACTccaccactgaaccatgtccccaagtgccacatccaacaCAGCTGTTAAATCCCTGCAGAAATATCCCATTCCTGGaccccccatccctgtgcccctcatCTCTGTCCCATAACCCCCATCCCTGTGGCCCCCATCCCATCCACCATGCCTCTGCCCACCTTGTTCTCCTCCAGGAACTTGAGCTTGATGGCCACATCTGCCCGCAGCTTCTCATACTTGTCCTTGTGGCTCTGGAACTGGCTCTGTGCCGCATCCAGGCGACTCACGGCGCCGGCATCGCGAGGGCCCAtgctcagctcctccaggtCCGTGCGGTACGCGTCGTACTCCAGCCTGCAGGGGACCTCTGGCATCAGCaacctgctcccagagccccccaggatCCCCGAGCCCCACCATGAGTTCCCTCCGACCCACCTGGCCGTCTCATACTGCTTGACTGTCATGAGTGTGTCCTCCATGGTCTTGTTGACCAGTGTGTTGATGCTGGACACAAAAAAGTTGACGGCGCCCAGCAGTGTCTCCCCATTCTTGCACAGCAGCTTCTGCGTCTCTGCGTTGTACCCAAACTCTTCCTGGGGACAGGTGAGGTGCCACAgtcacagccctgctcccatCAAGGGctatttgggttggaaaactGTCTCCTCTGAGACTACCAAACCCAACTATGACTCACCACCATCATGCCCAGCTCCATCTCACAGCCTTATCTGTGCAGGCCTCTGTCTAAGTGTATTGCCCCCAGTCCCAGCAGTCTCCACactcccccagccctggtgcccAGGTGTCTGTTCCCAGCCTTGGTGCCCAGGTGTTTGTCCCCAGGTGTCCCACCCCAGCGCTGGAGCCCAGGTGTCCGTCCCCAGGTGTCTGTTTCCAGTCCTGGTGTCCAGGTGTCTGTCCCCAGCCTTGGTGCCCAGGTGTCCGTCGCCAGGTGTCTGTCCCCAGCCTTGGTGCCCAGGTGTTTGTCCCCAGGTGTCCCACCCCAGCTCTGGTGCCCAGGTGTCCATCCCCAGGTGTCTGTCCCCAGCCTTGGTGCCCAGGTGTCCGTCCCCAGGTGTCTGTTTCCAGTCCTGGTGCCCAGGTGTCCCACCCCAGCGCTGGTGCCCAGGTGCCTGTCCCCAGGTGTCTGTTCCCAGTCCTGGTGCCCAGGTGTCCCACCCCAGCGCTGGTGCCCAGGTGTCccaccccagtgctggtgcccagGTGTCCCACCTCAGCCCTGGTGCCCAGGTGTTCGTCCCCAGGTGTCCCACCCCAGCGCTGGTGCCCAGgtgtcccaccccagccctggtgccCAGGTGTTTGTCCCCAGGTGTCCCACCCCAGCGCTGGTGCCCAGGTGTCCCCCAAACCCTGAGTtacccccagccctggaagttCCCGTGTACCCCTCAGCACACCTGGAGCTCGGGGGATTTCTGGCTGAGGTCGGCGAAGGCGTCACCCAGGGCGTGCTGGGTCTGCACGAGGCTGTACAGGTGGGCCGTGAGCGCCCGCGCCAGCTGCAGGACACTCTCGTACTTGCGCTTGGTCTCGCGCAGCAGCTCAATCTGCGTCTCCAGCTCCAGGTCCACCGTGCGGGACCCCCGCCCGAACCGCTCCGACAGCAACTGCTTGGTGCACTGTGGGAGGGGGGTTCAGGGGGCCCTGGGGCATGTGTGGACCCCCCCCAACCGCTCTGAGAGCAGCTGCTTGGTGCACTGTGGGACGGGGGTCAGAGGGGCACACTGGGGTCCCTCAGCCCTCACCTTGTAGGTGTTGATCCCCCACTTCTTGACGATGTCAAACTTCTCGACAGCAATGCCGCGCACGACCTCCTCCCCGCCGGGTGGGGGGCCAGGGGGTGGGGGGTGCAGCCCGGGGCCTGGCATGGGGACGGGGATAGGGACACCACCTGGCACCAGCTCTGGAGGGGCAGCACCTGCAGGGGCCAGGCAGCCCCTCCCCTCCAGAGCCctcactccagagctgctgaCCCCCCAGCAAGATCCTCAGCTCCAGTCACGTGCCCTGCACTGCCTCATGGGCATCACAGTGGGGACCCTGTTCCTGCCACCCACCCTGGGTGCCCCATGTGgggtccctgctcctgccagcccccTCTGGGGTGTCCCATGCAGTGTTCCTGCTCCTGTCAGCCCTGTGATGGATCCCCCATGAAGACCGtgctcctgccagccccccTGGGTGGACCCACACAGGAGAAGAGACCCCAGCCCAACCACGTCTGATTGCACAGCCAAGCCCAGGCCCTGCCcccttctgctctgccctgtcaCCAGGgggagcagggcctggcagcACCAAGGGACGCCCAGGtgggctgcaggtgcagggAGGACCCTTCTGGCCAGGACCCacctcagagacccccaagcCCATCAGTGCTGTCCTTTTacccaagagcagcagcaggccCGGGCCTGCCCTGCCTCAGCTGCCGTGGGTGCTCCTCCCCAAGCCCTGGGGCAGGTGAGGGCGCGGTACCTGCGGGCACGGCGGCCGGGCGGGCCATCCTGCGGGCAGCGGGTGCACTGGGGGGCACCGACGGTCCTCGGGGGGGGTGAGGGTGGACAAGAGAGCCTGGAAACGGGGGGGCTGCGGGCGCTGAGCAGGGcgtggggcaggatggggggtgtggggcaggatggggggcGTGGGGCAGGATAGGGGGCGTGGGACAGGGGTGGCCAGGGCAAGGGGGTGTGGGTCAGGCGGCAGGGAAAGGGAACGAGAGCGCGGGCGGGTGGCAGCGGGACAGCGATGGCAGCAGGTGAGTGTTGGAACCCGGAGACATGGCTGAGGGTACACAGATggcccccctgccccagggaactcccccagcccctcggTGGGGGAACCTGTGCCCCGAGAGCCAGGCAGGCCTGGTGTGGGAGGGACACGGGGCTGCCACCCTGGGGgagcacacacacgcacacactcACACCCTCTGCCCACACAGACCCTCCCCATGCCCTGTGGGGGCCGGGCTCTGTCACAGGGGGACCCTCAAGGACAGATCCACATGGAACAAGGACAAAGTAACAGTGGTCCCAGGGCTCCTGTGGTGCAAGGTCCCCTGGCCCCGTACAGCCTGacccagctggggcagtgagGTCAGTGAGGAGTGGGCCCTTggtgctccctgcctgcccctccccatccccagcacaccctcgagctcccactgcccccagcccaggacaGAGCCAGGGGCCTCCACTGGAGACCCCAGAGAACCTTGCTGGGGTGTTCTGATGAAGGGGATGGAGAATCCCTGGCAGAGACCCCACCTTGTGAGATGGGCTTACCCTGACAAGgggggagagctgggatggggggaaaagcccctcctctgccagcagcacacaccTCCACACgctgctcctgcacagcccgTGGGGATGGAGCCCCCAGGAGAGGCcctggctgagcagctgcagcagagcctcgtgccaggagggcagggaaggcaggtgAGCTCCCTCAACTCTCCCCTGCCAgagccccctcccagcccagcccagcccagcccagccccggtACCTTTGATGGTGCCAGTGGGGATGATGCCCTCGGCCGTGCCCCCGTAGCCGCCCGACACGATGCTGGTCTCGTTGAGGTTGGGCCCTGACACCATCACCTGCTGCAGGTCCTGAGGGGCACAGGAGCACAGGCGGCTGAGGCGCAGGGACAAGCCAGCCCCAGCACGGCCCCAGACACCCCCCGGGGCCCCCGGCCCCTCAGACCTGCTCCAGGCCGTCATCCTCGGGCAGGCTGCTCGTGTCCCCATTGCTGCTGATGGGGATCTCCATGGTGGCTGCCTTGCTCAGGATCCCGTCCGACATCCTCAGggcctggggacacacagaggtGGCACTGGGCCGGGACCATCCCTGGGGCTCCgatgggcaggggcaggaggggacaaTGGGAGTGTCCGacgggcaggggcaggaggggacaggggctggggggggtcCCACTCTGAGGCACCGAGCAGACTCTGCCCCGTGCCCGAGGCCGCCCTGCTGCAGACA
Protein-coding sequences here:
- the ARFIP2 gene encoding arfaptin-2 isoform X3 yields the protein MSDGILSKAATMEIPISSNGDTSSLPEDDGLEQDLQQVMVSGPNLNETSIVSGGYGGTAEGIIPTGTIKAPAAPPFPGSLVHPHPPRGPSVPPSAPAARRMARPAAVPAGPGLHPPPPGPPPGGEEVVRGIAVEKFDIVKKWGINTYKCTKQLLSERFGRGSRTVDLELETQIELLRETKRKYESVLQLARALTAHLYSLVQTQHALGDAFADLSQKSPELQEEFGYNAETQKLLCKNGETLLGAVNFFVSSINTLVNKTMEDTLMTVKQYETARLEYDAYRTDLEELSMGPRDAGAVSRLDAAQSQFQSHKDKYEKLRADVAIKLKFLEENKIKVMHKQLLLFHNAISAYFAGNQQQLEQTLKQFNIKLKTPGSEKPSWLEEQ
- the LOC139678371 gene encoding uncharacterized protein, whose protein sequence is MTPGRPEPAPHAPCPTARPCPTALTSHGPTRTAGHPLPAPHTPRPPHGTHTPHGATALPPSLPCPTAHTPRRAHRPRPPQPPRQDPLAPRPHPAPLPALRPLRSRPGPAPAAIVRHRPPRGPGPGGTAPEGVPHPAGPRGSRTPLLPLTHPTPLTQPPCSPRCPPARPLPPAPPGPLTAPAAPSSLQPTPRDPTAHPRPRPGMRQGGGRAGRHHAGPGGGD
- the ARFIP2 gene encoding arfaptin-2 isoform X1, yielding MCPDRSGRCGPPPGCGRGSCRGQAGRCQRRCPEAGAAGRGNPAGALRMSDGILSKAATMEIPISSNGDTSSLPEDDGLEQDLQQVMVSGPNLNETSIVSGGYGGTAEGIIPTGTIKAPAAPPFPGSLVHPHPPRGPSVPPSAPAARRMARPAAVPAGPGLHPPPPGPPPGGEEVVRGIAVEKFDIVKKWGINTYKCTKQLLSERFGRGSRTVDLELETQIELLRETKRKYESVLQLARALTAHLYSLVQTQHALGDAFADLSQKSPELQEEFGYNAETQKLLCKNGETLLGAVNFFVSSINTLVNKTMEDTLMTVKQYETARLEYDAYRTDLEELSMGPRDAGAVSRLDAAQSQFQSHKDKYEKLRADVAIKLKFLEENKIKVMHKQLLLFHNAISAYFAGNQQQLEQTLKQFNIKLKTPGSEKPSWLEEQ
- the ARFIP2 gene encoding arfaptin-2 isoform X2, whose product is MCPDRSGRCGPPPGCGRGSCRGQAGRCQRRCPEAGAAGRGNPAGALRMSDGILSKAATMEIPISSNGDTSSLPEDDGLEQDLQQVMVSGPNLNETSIVSGGYGGTAEGIIPTGTIKGPGLHPPPPGPPPGGEEVVRGIAVEKFDIVKKWGINTYKCTKQLLSERFGRGSRTVDLELETQIELLRETKRKYESVLQLARALTAHLYSLVQTQHALGDAFADLSQKSPELQEEFGYNAETQKLLCKNGETLLGAVNFFVSSINTLVNKTMEDTLMTVKQYETARLEYDAYRTDLEELSMGPRDAGAVSRLDAAQSQFQSHKDKYEKLRADVAIKLKFLEENKIKVMHKQLLLFHNAISAYFAGNQQQLEQTLKQFNIKLKTPGSEKPSWLEEQ